CGTCCCTGCTCCCCTGCTCCCCCGCCCCCCGGTGCGTGACAACATCATCGCAGTTCGCGATCTCGCACACACCTACTTGCGCGGCACGCCGCTCGAATCGCTCGCGTTGCGCGGTGTGACGCTCGATCTCGCGCGCGAACACGTGACCGGCATCATCGGGCAAACTGGGTCGGGCAAGTCCACGTTGATTCAACATTTCAATGGGCTATTGCGTCCGCAAGTGGGCGATGTGGTCGTGCTCGGCAACGATTTACGCGCGGCGCACGTGGATTGGCGCGCGTTGCGGCGACGCGTCGGTCTCGTATTTCAATTTCCCGAAGCGCAGTTGTTCGAGCGATTCGTCGGCGACGATGTCGCATTTGCGCCCTGGCAGATGGGCATGCGCGGCGAGGCGCTACGCGCGCGCGTGCGCGAGGCGATGGCTGTGGTCGGTTTGGATTTCGACGCGTTCAAAGACCGCCCGCTCTATTCGTTGAGCGGCGGCGAGCGGCGACGCGTCGCGCTCGCGGGTGTGCTCGCGATGAAGCCGGAAATTCTCGTGCTCGACGAGCCGACGGCGGGATTGGATCCGCGCGGACACCAGGACATTCTCGCGCGCTTGATGGCGTTGCGCCGCGAGTGGGACACGACGCTCGTGATCGTATCGCACAACATGGAGGATATTGCGCGTTTGTGTGATCGCGTGGTCGTCATCGCCGATGGGCGCGTGGAGATGATCGGCGCGCCGCGCGAAATTTTCGCGCAAGCAAAGCGCCTGGGCGAGCTGGGTCTGGGTGTACCGCAAGTTACCGCTGTGATGCGCGCGTTGCGCGAGGCGGGCTTGCCGGTGCGCGACGATGTGTTGACGCTCGACGAAGCGGAAGCAGAAGTGAACAAGGTGCTGGGTGGAAAACTGGGACATTCTGCGTAACATCACCATCGGTCAATACTTGCCGACTGGTTCGTTCGTCCATCACCTCGATCCGCGCGTCAAACTGATTTGCTTTGCGCTCATCGTCGGCGCAGTGACGTTCACGGGGACGTACCTAGGTAACGCAGTGTTGCTCGTCGTCGCGTTCGCGCTCATCGCGTTGAGCAAAATTCCGATGCGGTACGCACTCGGCGGACTCGTACCCGCGATTCCGATTGTGTTGTTTCTCGGCGCGCTCCAGATTCTACTCTACACACCTGGATTCGCCGGACGCGATGATTGCGTTGTGTTTTTCGAATGGGGTGTTATCGTCAGCAATACGTGCGGCGTCCAACTCGCGATGGTCTCAGCCGCGCGTTTTGTCGAATTGCTGATCCTCACAAGTTTGTTGACGTTCAGCACGACGACGGCGCAACTCACACTCGGTACTGAACGCTTGCTCAGTCCATTGCAACGCGTGAATTTTCCCGCGCACGAAATCGCGCTTACGCTGACGATTGCGCTGCGTTTCGTGCCGACGTTCGCCGAAGAGTTGGAGCGCATCGTCAAGGCGCAGGTCTCGCGCGGCGCGGATTTAGGCGAAGCGAGTCGTTGGCAATTCGCGCAACAGATGCGGTACTTGTTGCCGCTCGTCGTGCCGCTGTTTCTCAGCGCGTTGCGCCGCGCCGAAGACCTCGCGCTCGCGATGGAGGCGCGCGGGTACGTCGGCGGCAAAGGGCGCACGCATCTCATCGCGTTTCACGCGACGCGTTCTGATTTCATCTCGCTCCTAGTCACGATTGCTTTTTCGATACTGCTGCTCGTTTTCCCGTTCGCGTTCTAGCGCGCGACCAGAAAAATGTTGTGGGATTGTCATTTCGAACGAGGCGTAGCGGAGTGAGAAATCGCGGTGACAACCTCGCGAGATTTCTCGTGGCAAAAATCGCCACTCGAAATGACAGTACGATCAAGGACAGCGGTCGTTCGTTCGCCGTCTAGTTTGAAGGGAGAAATGCAAATGCAAACTTCAGCGCAACCCGTTTTATCCATTCGTCGCATCGTCGTCGCCGGTGTGCTTTCCGCGATTGCGATCTTGCTGGGGCTGACCCAGCTCGGTTTCATCCCCGTGCCGAATTTGTCCGGGCGCGCGACGATCATGCACGTGCCGGTCATCATCGGCGCGGTGTTGGAAGGTCCGGTCGTCGGCGTGTTGATCGGCGGCATCTTTGGTATCTTTAGTTTTCTTCAAGCGACCACACCCGTGTTCAAGAATCCGATCGTCGCCGTCGTGCCGCGTTTGCTGATCGGCATCGTTGCGTACTATCTCTACGCGCTCATCGCGAAAAAGAATCAGTCTGTCGCGCTAACAGTTGCCGGCGTGTTCGGTTCGTTAACGAACACCGCGTTCGTGCTGGGTCTCGCCGGTTGGTTCGGATTGATTCCGTGGACGGCGATGCCTGCGATTATTCCGCAGGCGATTGTGGAAGCGATTCTCGCGGCGGTCATCACAGTCGCCGTCGTGACCGCGTGGAAAGCGATTGATTCCGGCGCGGGCGGTTCGCGCAAAGTTTAGTTGTAGACCCGAAACAAATCCCCACGCCAGTCTTTCCCCGTTCAGCAAACTACGCCGAACAGGAGAGGGAGCAAGTTCCCTCCCCTGCGAAAGCGGGGGAGGGTAGGGTGGGGGCTTGCTTCGCTCTTCGGGTCTAGGAATTGGCGCGATGTGTAAGCCGGTGGTATAATGCGCGGCAATGAATCAAGAACGCATTCGCAATCTCTGTATTATCGCGCACATTGACCACGGCAAGTCCACGCTGACCGACCGCTTGCTCGAAATGACCGGCACACTCCAAAAGCGTGAAATGGTCGAGCAGGTGATGGACCAGATGGACTTGGAGCGCGAAAAGGGTATCACGATCAAAGCCAAAGCCGTGCGTATGTTGTACCACGCACGCGATGGCAACGAGTACGAACTCAATTTGATTGACACACCCGGTCACGTGGATTTCACGTACGAAGTGTCGCGCGCGCTCGCCGCGTGCGAGGGCGCGATTCTTGTCGTGGACGTGACCCAGGGTGTCGAAGCGCAAACGCTCGCGAACCTGTACCTCGCGCTCGAACACAACCTCACAATTGTGCCGGTCATCAACAAGATTGATTTGCCTTCCGCGCGCCCCGATGACACCGCGCACGAACTCGAACGCTTGCTCAATGTGCCGAACGAACAAATCATTCGCGCATCCGCAAAGGACGGCACCGGCGTTCCCGCGATCCTCGAAGAAATCGTCGCGCGCATTCCGCCGCCGCAAGCGAATACGGCTCTGCCGCTGCGCGCGCTCATCTTCGATTCCAAGTACGATTCCTACAAAGGTGTCGTCGCATACGTGCGCGTCGTGGACGGTGAGTTACCCAAGAACGAAAAAATCAAATTGATGTCGTCGGGCTTGGAAATTGACGCGCTCGAAGTCGGCGTGTTTCGCCCCAAGATGATCGCCGGCGAAATATTGAGCGCGGGCGAAGTCGGCTACGTGGCGACCGGGCTGAAGAGCGTGCGCGATATTCAGGTCGGCGATACGATCACGCATGTCGTCAATCCGGCGAGCGAACCTGTCCCAGGTTTTCGTCCCGCCAAGCCGATGGTGTTCGCCGGTTTTTATCCGACCGAAACGAACGATTATCCCCTCTTGCGCGACGCGCTCGACAAACTCAAACTGAATGACGCGTCGCTGACGTACATTCCCGAAACTTCCGCCGCGCTCGGCTTTGGATTTCGTTGCGGCTTTCTTGGCTTACTCCATCTCGAAATCGTGCAAGAACGATTGGAACGCGAGTACGATCTCGATCTCATCGCGACCGCGCCGAGTGTCGAGTATCGCGTGCTCAAGACGAACGGCGATTTGATCACGGTGGACAATCCGGCGGAGATGCCGAGCGGCGACGAGATTTCCGAGATCGAAGAGCCGTGGATGCACATCCAAGTATTCACGCCGAAAGAATACATCGGCGCAGTGATGGATTTGGTCGTCGCGCGGCGCGGCACGTTCGACAAGATGGAATATCTCGACGAGCAACGCGTGATGCTCGCGTACATGATGCCGCTCTCGGAGCTCATCATTGATTTTTACGATCAACTCAAATCGCGCACGCGCGGGTACGCGTCACTCGATTACGCGTTCGGCAATTATCGGACGAGTGAGCTGGTCAAGTTGAACGTGCTCGTCAACGAAGAGCCGGTGGACGCGCTCGCGATGATCGCGCACAAGGATTACGCGTACGCGCGCGGCGCGGCGCTCGCCAAAAAATTGAAAGAAGTCATTCCGCAACAAATGTTCCCCGTGCCGATTCAAGCCGCGATTGGCGGACGCATCGTCGCGCGCGAAACGATCCGCGCGATTCGCAAGGATGTGTTAGCCAAGTGTTACGGCGGCGACATTACGCGCAAACGCAAACTGCTCGAAAAACAAAAAGCCGGCAAGAAACGGATGAAGCGATTTGGTACGATTGAGATTCCGCAGGAAGCATTTATGGCAGTCCTGAAACTCGGCGAAGATAGTTAGAGTTTGGATGTTAGATGTTGGAGGTTGGAAATTCGATTCTGACGCATCGCATCTAACATCTAACTTCTAACCTCCAATTTCTAAATTCCAACTTCTAACATCAAGGTGCAATGTGGCTTTCAAAACTCTGCGCGTCGAGACAACGGACGCAATCACAACGCTCTTTCTCAATCGTCCCAGCCAACGCAACAGTGTGACCGGCGAATTGATGGACGATCTGCGCGCGTTCGTTGAACAAGTGCGCGGCGATGAAACCACGCGCGCGATTATCTTGACCGCCGCGGGCAAGGTGTTTTCGTCTGGCTTGGACGAGCGGATGCTCACGCAGATGCGCGAGTCATCGCCAGACGTAGTGCGCGAACAATTTCACGCGTGGCGCGCAACGCTCGACGCGTTCGAGGCGCTTCCCCAGATCACGCTTGCCGCAGTCAATGGTCCCGCGACCGGCGCGGGCATGGTGCTCGCGCTCGCGTGCGATTTTCGCATCGCATCCACGCACGCGCATTTCAGCGTTCCCGAAGTGAAACTGGGACTCGCGTTCGGATTGGGCGGCACGCACGGCTTGACGCGTCTCGTCGGCGCGAGCGCGGCAAAAGAAATTATTCTGCGCGGGCGCAACGTCACCGCGATTGACGCGCAACGCATGGGCTTGGTGCATCGCATCGCCGAGCCGGGCGATGTGATGGGACTGGCGCGCAGTTGGGCGCAGCGGATGATCAGCTACCCGCCGCGCGCGCTCGCGTCCGCGAAAAAATTGATTGACCAATCGTTCGCGCAGACCGCGAATGAATCTATCGAAGCAGAAGCGTCGGCATTCGTCGAGTTGCTGCAATCAGCGGATTTCTCGCAGCCAGATGTCGAGTTAATTGAGAATGGACAAGCGTGAAGCGATCATGCGGGAGCAGGGGAGAGAGGGAGAGCGGGAGATTTTCTCCCCTGCTCCCTCTCTCCATTTCTCCCCCGCGGTTTATTTTATTGGACTGATTGTTGTCCTCATCGTCGCCGCCGCGTTTCGTTTCTATGGACTCGCGTGGGACGGCGGCTATTTGTTTCACCCCGACGAACGCAAGATTATTCTCGTCGCCTCCGATCTCGCGTTGCCATCGAATCCACTCCAGTTGTTTTCGACTGACAGTTCGCTCAATCCGAAATTCTTTGCCTACGGTTCTTTTCCGATTTATCTTCTGCGCGCGTTGAGTATGTTTGCGCCGCACACGAATTTTTTTGTGCCCTGGCGCGATAATTCACTCGTTGACCTGGCTCTGCTGGGACGCACGCTCTCCGCGTTGTTCGATCTCGGCACGATTGGGTTCACGTTTTTGCTCGCGCGGCGATTGTACGATGCGCGCGTGGGCTTGCTCGCGTCCGCGTGCATCGCGGTGACGGTGTTGCACATCCAGCTCGCGCACTTTTACGCCGTGGACACGTTGCTGACGATGCTTGTCGTCGCGACGATGTACTGCGCCGCGCGATTCGCGCAAACCGGCGCGCGGCGCGTTATGATTGCGATGAGCGTTCTGTACGGTCTCGCGCTCGCGACGAAAACAAGCGCGGTCGTGCTGATTGTGCCGATGGTGGTGGCGGTGGTGCATGTGAAAGGGAAAAAAGAAATAAGAGAAAAAAGGGAAATAAGGGAAGTAAGGGAACGGAAAGTGCAGAGTGCTCGCCGCGTCATCCGCGTGTGGATGGCGCGAATCTGGGCGACACGCGCGACACTTGCCAGGACCGTCGCCATCGCGCTCGCTGTGTTTTTCGTCACCCAGCCGTACGCGTTGCTCGACCCGATTCGATTTTTCGGGCAAGTTGGGACCGAGTGGTTTGTTGCGCGCGGTTGGCTCGATTATCCGTACACGCGGCAGTACGCCGACACGCCGCCATTTTTGTACCACATCACGCAGAGTACAATCTGGGGCATGGGTTTGCCGCTCGGAATTTTCGCGTGGCTTGGCAGCGCGTTGTTCGTGTGGCAGTGGATTCGCACTCGCGCGTGGGGTGATGGTTTTATTCTTGCATGGGCGCTGTTTTATTTTCTCGCGATGGGCGCGCAGTACGCCAAGTACCTGCGCTACTTGCTCCCGCTCACCCCGTTCCTGTTTTTGATGGCATCTGTCGCATTTTCGCGTATCACGCGCCACGCATCACGCAATAAACAATACTTGGCGCGCTTTGCATTTAGTCTCGTTATCGGCGCGACATTTGTTTATTCGTTGGCATTCGTTTCGATCTATGCACGCGAACATCCCTGGATCGCGATCTCAAAATGGATTTACGCGAACATTCCGGCGGAGTCGAGCGTGATCGTCGAACACTGGGACGAGTTGTTGCCGGTCTCATTGCGATTGGGTGAGCCGCGTTCGCCGACCGAGTATCGCATCACGCTGTTTCCATTTTTCGACGACGACACGCCAGCGAAACGCGACGCGCTGGTAGACGCGCTTGCATCGTCCGATTACATCATTCTGGCGAGCCAACGACTCTATGGGACGATTCCACGTTTGGCGGCGCGCTATCCGATGTCGTCGCGCTATTATCGCGCGTTGTTCGATGGTCAACTGGGATTCGAGCCGGTGATGCACGCGCTCAACGCGCCGACGCTCGATGGAGTAGTGCTGTGGGCGGACCCATTTGCGCGCGTTGCGCTCAAGCCACCGTTCACGTTTGATTCCTTCGTCTTTAACTGGGGCTTCGCCGACGAAAGTTTTACGGTGTACGATCAACCCGTTCCCATCGTCTTCAAGAAAACGCGTGCGCTTTCGATGGACCAATTACGTGTCGTGTTGACTAATCCGTGACTTGATCTGCGGTGCGGGCAAGCTGCCCGCTGCCACAGTTCGTTTGCCGTTGCGCGACAATCGAATATAATGCAAACAT
This Chloroflexota bacterium DNA region includes the following protein-coding sequences:
- a CDS encoding energy-coupling factor transporter ATPase, whose amino-acid sequence is MNDAILRIESLHHTFFAGTPRAIPALRGIDLTIARGEYVAIVGHNGSGKSTLAKHLNGLLLPTQGEVWVKAWNTREVAHRRAIRATVGMVFQSPDNQIVATMVEEDVAFGPENFGIPREEIRTRVETALATVEMQAYRHRAPHLLSGGQKQRVAIAGVLALQPEVLVLDESTALLDPRGRAEVLRVMRQLHDAGVTIIAITHLMHEAAFADRVIVLNEGHIALQGTPREVFSQIERLRAWQLDAPEIAQLAWRVRRAHPDFPGDALAVKEFVEAVIQQRGKGAEGQGSDRFVPAPLLPRPPVRDNIIAVRDLAHTYLRGTPLESLALRGVTLDLAREHVTGIIGQTGSGKSTLIQHFNGLLRPQVGDVVVLGNDLRAAHVDWRALRRRVGLVFQFPEAQLFERFVGDDVAFAPWQMGMRGEALRARVREAMAVVGLDFDAFKDRPLYSLSGGERRRVALAGVLAMKPEILVLDEPTAGLDPRGHQDILARLMALRREWDTTLVIVSHNMEDIARLCDRVVVIADGRVEMIGAPREIFAQAKRLGELGLGVPQVTAVMRALREAGLPVRDDVLTLDEAEAEVNKVLGGKLGHSA
- a CDS encoding energy-coupling factor transporter transmembrane protein EcfT, with translation MENWDILRNITIGQYLPTGSFVHHLDPRVKLICFALIVGAVTFTGTYLGNAVLLVVAFALIALSKIPMRYALGGLVPAIPIVLFLGALQILLYTPGFAGRDDCVVFFEWGVIVSNTCGVQLAMVSAARFVELLILTSLLTFSTTTAQLTLGTERLLSPLQRVNFPAHEIALTLTIALRFVPTFAEELERIVKAQVSRGADLGEASRWQFAQQMRYLLPLVVPLFLSALRRAEDLALAMEARGYVGGKGRTHLIAFHATRSDFISLLVTIAFSILLLVFPFAF
- a CDS encoding ECF transporter S component, translating into MQTSAQPVLSIRRIVVAGVLSAIAILLGLTQLGFIPVPNLSGRATIMHVPVIIGAVLEGPVVGVLIGGIFGIFSFLQATTPVFKNPIVAVVPRLLIGIVAYYLYALIAKKNQSVALTVAGVFGSLTNTAFVLGLAGWFGLIPWTAMPAIIPQAIVEAILAAVITVAVVTAWKAIDSGAGGSRKV
- the lepA gene encoding elongation factor 4, translating into MNQERIRNLCIIAHIDHGKSTLTDRLLEMTGTLQKREMVEQVMDQMDLEREKGITIKAKAVRMLYHARDGNEYELNLIDTPGHVDFTYEVSRALAACEGAILVVDVTQGVEAQTLANLYLALEHNLTIVPVINKIDLPSARPDDTAHELERLLNVPNEQIIRASAKDGTGVPAILEEIVARIPPPQANTALPLRALIFDSKYDSYKGVVAYVRVVDGELPKNEKIKLMSSGLEIDALEVGVFRPKMIAGEILSAGEVGYVATGLKSVRDIQVGDTITHVVNPASEPVPGFRPAKPMVFAGFYPTETNDYPLLRDALDKLKLNDASLTYIPETSAALGFGFRCGFLGLLHLEIVQERLEREYDLDLIATAPSVEYRVLKTNGDLITVDNPAEMPSGDEISEIEEPWMHIQVFTPKEYIGAVMDLVVARRGTFDKMEYLDEQRVMLAYMMPLSELIIDFYDQLKSRTRGYASLDYAFGNYRTSELVKLNVLVNEEPVDALAMIAHKDYAYARGAALAKKLKEVIPQQMFPVPIQAAIGGRIVARETIRAIRKDVLAKCYGGDITRKRKLLEKQKAGKKRMKRFGTIEIPQEAFMAVLKLGEDS
- a CDS encoding enoyl-CoA hydratase/isomerase family protein → MAFKTLRVETTDAITTLFLNRPSQRNSVTGELMDDLRAFVEQVRGDETTRAIILTAAGKVFSSGLDERMLTQMRESSPDVVREQFHAWRATLDAFEALPQITLAAVNGPATGAGMVLALACDFRIASTHAHFSVPEVKLGLAFGLGGTHGLTRLVGASAAKEIILRGRNVTAIDAQRMGLVHRIAEPGDVMGLARSWAQRMISYPPRALASAKKLIDQSFAQTANESIEAEASAFVELLQSADFSQPDVELIENGQA
- a CDS encoding glycosyltransferase family 39 protein, whose protein sequence is MDKREAIMREQGREGEREIFSPAPSLHFSPAVYFIGLIVVLIVAAAFRFYGLAWDGGYLFHPDERKIILVASDLALPSNPLQLFSTDSSLNPKFFAYGSFPIYLLRALSMFAPHTNFFVPWRDNSLVDLALLGRTLSALFDLGTIGFTFLLARRLYDARVGLLASACIAVTVLHIQLAHFYAVDTLLTMLVVATMYCAARFAQTGARRVMIAMSVLYGLALATKTSAVVLIVPMVVAVVHVKGKKEIREKREIREVRERKVQSARRVIRVWMARIWATRATLARTVAIALAVFFVTQPYALLDPIRFFGQVGTEWFVARGWLDYPYTRQYADTPPFLYHITQSTIWGMGLPLGIFAWLGSALFVWQWIRTRAWGDGFILAWALFYFLAMGAQYAKYLRYLLPLTPFLFLMASVAFSRITRHASRNKQYLARFAFSLVIGATFVYSLAFVSIYAREHPWIAISKWIYANIPAESSVIVEHWDELLPVSLRLGEPRSPTEYRITLFPFFDDDTPAKRDALVDALASSDYIILASQRLYGTIPRLAARYPMSSRYYRALFDGQLGFEPVMHALNAPTLDGVVLWADPFARVALKPPFTFDSFVFNWGFADESFTVYDQPVPIVFKKTRALSMDQLRVVLTNP